A single window of Magnetococcus marinus MC-1 DNA harbors:
- a CDS encoding methyltransferase domain-containing protein, translating to MEPMVQMPAPLAARIDPRRVRRLLQRALPHAPLQDGPVVESAQVLVERLAELRITPKRLLLLGSRDLILSQALQHQWPKAHVVTQVLEHGWATRLRPPPSRGLFKTTHAPYLCADLTELPYADSSFDGVISNLTLHWSPDPSRTLAEIRRVLRGNGFLLSSQPGADNFRELRSALAQLDQTHYGRIFPRLPRGVDIQQVGDLLASSGYTLPFTDKESANFPIPDLATLLEEFRGMGTGNPHQQRPLGLAPRRWLHELEHLYRQQQQCGPNDPLPVQLEIIFAVGWKAPDPSGNNLKLPPSP from the coding sequence ATGGAGCCCATGGTTCAAATGCCCGCACCCCTAGCCGCCCGCATTGATCCCCGCCGGGTACGCAGACTGCTGCAACGGGCGTTACCCCATGCACCGCTCCAAGATGGCCCGGTGGTGGAGAGTGCGCAAGTGCTGGTAGAACGCCTTGCCGAGCTGCGCATTACCCCCAAACGGCTCCTGCTGCTGGGCAGCCGCGACCTCATTTTAAGCCAAGCGCTTCAGCACCAATGGCCCAAAGCGCATGTGGTTACACAAGTCCTAGAGCATGGCTGGGCAACCCGCTTGCGCCCGCCCCCCAGCCGGGGTCTGTTTAAAACCACCCACGCCCCCTATCTCTGTGCAGATTTAACCGAGCTCCCCTATGCCGACAGCAGCTTTGATGGGGTAATCTCTAACCTAACCCTGCACTGGAGCCCCGACCCCAGCCGTACCCTAGCGGAGATCCGCCGGGTATTACGGGGGAACGGTTTTTTATTGAGCTCCCAACCCGGTGCAGACAACTTTCGCGAACTGCGCAGCGCCCTTGCCCAGTTGGACCAAACCCACTATGGACGCATCTTCCCGCGTTTACCCCGGGGCGTAGATATTCAACAGGTGGGGGATTTGCTGGCCAGCAGCGGCTACACGCTACCCTTTACCGACAAAGAGTCGGCTAACTTTCCCATCCCCGATCTGGCCACCTTGCTCGAAGAGTTCCGTGGCATGGGAACCGGCAACCCCCACCAGCAACGCCCGTTGGGTTTAGCCCCGCGTAGATGGTTGCACGAGCTGGAACACCTCTACCGACAACAACAACAGTGCGGCCCCAACGACCCCCTACCCGTGCAATTAGAGATTATCTTTGCCGTCGGATGGAAAGCCCCAGACCCATCGGGCAACAACCTTAAACTGCCGCCCAGCCCCTAA
- a CDS encoding ComF family protein, protein MLDHPLLNLLLPNHCPLCGVDVGDKYSLCQGCWLSLPTLSSQLCGRCGEEVTMSLANGCGHCQGVGVMQDRTLCAFPYEPPISLLLLGAKFADKSRWGAMAAHWGWARLGRELQGLQVDGVVPVPLHEERLRKRGFNQAALLAKPLAKALRRPLLTDLLFRPVATLPQTRLDRKAREANMRGVFRAQWGERAVAEHLLLVDDTMTTGATVREAAAALKKSGVGQVTVMVLAKAMRDTARYGG, encoded by the coding sequence ATGTTGGATCATCCGCTGCTCAATCTGTTACTGCCCAATCACTGCCCTCTGTGTGGGGTTGATGTGGGCGATAAATATAGCCTTTGCCAGGGGTGCTGGCTCAGCCTACCTACCTTGTCCAGCCAACTTTGTGGGCGCTGTGGTGAGGAGGTGACCATGAGTTTGGCCAACGGCTGTGGTCACTGCCAGGGCGTGGGGGTGATGCAAGATCGGACCTTGTGTGCGTTCCCTTATGAGCCCCCCATCTCGCTGCTATTGTTGGGGGCTAAATTTGCCGATAAAAGCCGCTGGGGGGCGATGGCCGCACATTGGGGTTGGGCTCGTTTGGGCCGTGAGCTGCAAGGATTGCAGGTGGATGGGGTGGTGCCTGTGCCGCTGCATGAAGAGCGTCTAAGAAAACGAGGTTTTAATCAGGCGGCGTTGCTGGCCAAGCCTTTAGCAAAGGCTCTACGGCGTCCCTTGCTTACCGATTTGCTGTTTCGGCCTGTGGCGACATTGCCCCAAACCCGGCTGGACCGCAAAGCCCGCGAGGCCAATATGCGCGGGGTTTTTCGAGCTCAATGGGGTGAGCGAGCGGTCGCGGAGCACCTGCTGCTGGTGGATGATACCATGACCACCGGTGCCACGGTGCGAGAGGCTGCGGCAGCACTCAAAAAATCGGGTGTTGGGCAGGTTACGGTCATGGTGTTGGCCAAAGCGATGCGCGATACCGCCCGTTATGGTGGATGA
- a CDS encoding GGDEF domain-containing response regulator codes for MTDLGSPTDTDLLKSLTVLYAEDNEEIRDQLCIFLRRRVGTLLTADNGESGLALYRQAKPDMIITDILMPKMDGLSMARAIRNDDTQTPIIVTTAYNDENFFMRAIELSIDQYVLKPTDPYQLINAVLRCGRNLWRQREREAANQYARFLLDIQTNPLAVINEGAIEHLNKAFIQFLGVEDLAAFREQQKSGLDILLILGERSYSLTKESAQISNALLEAGDAQAIVYLRCAGGGCQALKKQDDLQRSVELRPFAASVNLLEGHNKLVFTFADIASIESHMRKLEEIAFTDGLTGVANRASLQQILNAEMQRSRRHGGTFSIILFDIDHFKQVNDNFGHQVGDDVLRLLASTIADNLRATDTIARWGGEEFMVVCPEINIEAAHRLAEKLRQLIEHITFPEVKQITSSFGVTQFQKNDQSRSLTQRADCALYRAKEGGRNRVEQEAPAPDENNDTPTNTALGDHSRADLHPPSLRT; via the coding sequence ATGACTGATCTTGGCTCGCCAACGGATACCGACCTTCTGAAATCCTTAACCGTACTGTATGCGGAGGATAATGAAGAGATTCGCGATCAACTCTGCATTTTCCTTAGACGCAGGGTCGGTACCCTGTTGACCGCAGACAATGGCGAATCTGGCTTGGCACTCTATCGTCAAGCCAAACCCGACATGATCATTACCGATATTCTTATGCCCAAGATGGATGGCCTTTCCATGGCCCGCGCCATCCGCAATGACGACACCCAAACCCCCATTATCGTCACCACCGCGTATAATGACGAAAACTTTTTTATGCGGGCCATTGAGCTGAGCATTGATCAATATGTGCTCAAACCTACCGATCCTTACCAGTTAATCAATGCGGTGTTGCGCTGTGGACGCAACCTCTGGCGTCAGCGTGAACGCGAAGCCGCCAACCAATATGCCCGCTTTTTGTTGGACATTCAGACCAACCCCCTCGCCGTGATCAACGAAGGCGCCATTGAGCACCTAAATAAAGCCTTTATTCAGTTTTTAGGGGTTGAAGATCTGGCTGCCTTTCGTGAACAGCAAAAATCTGGGCTGGATATCCTGCTTATTTTAGGGGAGCGCAGTTACTCCCTAACCAAAGAGAGCGCCCAGATCAGTAACGCCCTGCTGGAAGCAGGAGATGCCCAAGCGATTGTTTACCTACGTTGCGCAGGGGGCGGCTGTCAAGCGCTTAAAAAACAAGATGACCTGCAACGCAGTGTTGAGTTACGTCCCTTTGCGGCCTCAGTCAACCTTTTAGAGGGCCACAATAAGCTGGTGTTTACCTTTGCTGATATTGCCAGTATCGAATCCCATATGCGTAAGTTAGAAGAGATCGCCTTTACCGATGGCTTAACCGGCGTTGCCAACCGTGCCAGTCTCCAACAAATCCTCAATGCCGAGATGCAGCGAAGTCGGCGCCATGGCGGCACCTTCTCCATTATCCTCTTTGACATTGACCACTTTAAGCAGGTTAATGACAACTTTGGTCACCAAGTTGGGGATGATGTGCTACGCCTACTCGCCAGCACCATTGCCGATAATCTACGGGCCACCGATACCATCGCCCGTTGGGGGGGCGAAGAGTTTATGGTGGTCTGTCCAGAGATCAATATTGAAGCCGCCCACCGGCTGGCCGAAAAGCTACGCCAACTCATTGAGCACATTACCTTTCCCGAGGTCAAGCAGATCACCAGCAGCTTTGGTGTTACGCAGTTTCAAAAAAACGATCAATCCCGCAGCTTGACCCAACGAGCCGATTGCGCCCTCTATCGGGCTAAGGAGGGGGGCCGCAACCGCGTAGAACAAGAAGCCCCCGCCCCTGACGAGAATAACGACACCCCCACCAACACCGCCCTAGGAGATCATTCCAGAGCCGATCTCCACCCCCCTTCGCTTAGAACTTAG